One window of Paenibacillus albicereus genomic DNA carries:
- a CDS encoding Lin0512 family protein: protein MKQVMFIELGMGTDLHGQDVTKAAVRAVRDAIRRNSMPGLRTVLPGGSLDRMKVRVKLAVPCDEDRLDLEAVRAELPYGEVEIAVMPGGMLTSSGIVLEDKQDRNDLIYVVLAAVEAGY from the coding sequence ATGAAGCAAGTGATGTTCATCGAGCTCGGCATGGGCACGGATCTGCACGGGCAGGACGTCACCAAGGCGGCCGTGCGGGCGGTGCGGGACGCGATCCGCCGTAACTCGATGCCGGGCCTGAGGACGGTGCTGCCCGGAGGCAGCCTCGACCGGATGAAGGTTCGCGTCAAGCTGGCGGTTCCTTGCGACGAAGACCGGCTTGACCTGGAGGCCGTGCGGGCCGAGCTTCCTTACGGGGAGGTCGAGATCGCGGTCATGCCCGGAGGCATGCTCACTTCAAGCGGCATCGTGCTGGAGGACAAGCAGGACCGGAACGACCTGATCTATGTCGTGCTCGCCGCGGTCGAGGCCGGCTACTAA
- a CDS encoding DUF3900 domain-containing protein: MEFDVQYISFFVIQTDGEGTDSGKRFRHFQTMDGEDYEDSPLKDFLSGEFARIVKRKAERHPPSESVPTKLGRFRVEPGYELDSNPDYNLLQRLRTADTAERFHGIADELVRIYMDTSAVRGGALIAVQATLSKLFDAPFLFVLKCDFESKIARIADERSLVANVEMAISARTIKSIQYPHMPEEGMLEPWEVKIHQASHARYFEDFLKFVSYERPLPEVMGDQVLDMVQQYMTDKWQDDASPQRKEEEEAVEIWAASDKRELLERWTPEQVYEASAALVEQKEDLALSFKLGGVQVKGLLTDFGRSLHFARHNGKYVAVIEGDAFQFERGLSPVELLHPPELSQVMEVIGTSEPEAAAAAASAGAADGASGPEDDGEVPW, translated from the coding sequence ATGGAATTCGACGTGCAGTACATAAGCTTTTTTGTGATCCAGACGGATGGAGAAGGAACGGATTCCGGCAAGCGGTTCCGTCATTTCCAGACGATGGACGGCGAGGACTACGAGGACAGCCCGCTCAAGGATTTCCTGAGCGGCGAGTTCGCGCGCATCGTGAAGCGCAAGGCGGAGCGCCATCCGCCCTCCGAGTCCGTGCCGACCAAGCTCGGACGCTTCCGGGTCGAGCCCGGCTACGAGCTGGACAGCAATCCCGACTACAATTTGCTGCAGCGGCTCCGCACGGCCGATACGGCCGAGCGGTTCCACGGCATCGCCGACGAGCTGGTGCGGATCTACATGGATACCTCGGCGGTTCGCGGAGGGGCGCTCATCGCCGTGCAGGCGACGCTGAGCAAGCTGTTCGACGCGCCGTTCCTGTTCGTGCTCAAGTGCGACTTCGAGTCCAAGATCGCCCGCATCGCCGACGAGCGCAGCCTCGTCGCGAACGTCGAGATGGCGATCAGCGCGCGCACGATCAAGTCGATCCAGTACCCCCACATGCCGGAGGAGGGGATGCTGGAGCCGTGGGAGGTCAAGATCCATCAGGCTTCGCATGCCCGCTACTTCGAGGACTTCCTCAAGTTCGTCAGCTACGAGCGGCCGCTGCCCGAGGTGATGGGCGATCAGGTGCTGGACATGGTGCAGCAGTACATGACGGACAAGTGGCAGGACGACGCGAGTCCGCAGCGCAAGGAAGAGGAGGAGGCGGTGGAGATTTGGGCCGCTTCCGACAAGCGGGAGCTGCTCGAGCGCTGGACGCCGGAGCAGGTGTACGAGGCTTCGGCCGCGCTCGTGGAGCAGAAGGAGGACCTGGCGCTCAGCTTCAAGCTCGGCGGCGTGCAGGTCAAGGGCCTGCTTACCGACTTCGGGCGCTCGCTGCACTTCGCCCGCCACAACGGCAAGTACGTCGCCGTCATCGAGGGAGACGCGTTCCAGTTCGAGCGCGGCCTCTCGCCGGTCGAGCTGCTCCATCCGCCGGAGCTCTCGCAGGTGATGGAAGTCATCGGAACCTCCGAGCCGGAGGCCGCGGCGGCCGCGGCATCGGCTGGCGCCGCGGACGGGGCATCCGGACCGGAAGACGACGGTGAAGTGCCGTGGTAA
- a CDS encoding glycosyl-4,4'-diaponeurosporenoate acyltransferase CrtO family protein, protein MSVELGPAGVILIDAAVWLLLHALAVALVIRIPWERFASDGPLTRLRGFEADGRWYERTLRIQRWKDRLPDGGGWVKSGFSKRRLRSGRLEHLERFAAETRRGELTHWAMMLPLPLFALWNNAFGMVILTVYVLIANLPCIFVQRYNRARLLKVMSRPSRLCYSRKVISGHLEE, encoded by the coding sequence ATGTCGGTTGAGCTCGGCCCGGCAGGCGTCATCCTGATCGATGCCGCCGTCTGGCTGCTGCTGCACGCGCTGGCCGTAGCCTTGGTGATCCGCATCCCATGGGAGCGGTTCGCTTCGGACGGCCCGTTGACCCGCCTGCGCGGCTTCGAGGCCGACGGCCGCTGGTACGAGCGGACGCTGCGCATCCAGCGCTGGAAGGACCGGCTGCCGGACGGAGGGGGCTGGGTCAAGTCGGGCTTTTCCAAGCGCCGCCTGCGGTCGGGCCGTCTGGAGCATCTCGAGCGCTTCGCGGCGGAGACGCGGCGAGGCGAGCTGACCCACTGGGCGATGATGCTTCCGCTGCCGTTGTTCGCGCTGTGGAATAACGCGTTCGGCATGGTTATCCTGACAGTTTATGTGCTTATCGCGAATCTTCCGTGCATTTTCGTGCAGCGCTACAATCGGGCTCGCCTGCTGAAAGTCATGTCGCGGCCAAGCCGATTGTGCTATTCTAGGAAAGTGATATCCGGCCATCTGGAAGAATAG